A single region of the Lacerta agilis isolate rLacAgi1 chromosome 9, rLacAgi1.pri, whole genome shotgun sequence genome encodes:
- the LOC117053368 gene encoding synaptotagmin-5-like: MALFKDYVFPALSLCQSIVFFFCKGMIEGLVILLFLWLLVQVLLDKHQQVHLQVFLGVGLALLCFCLLLGCAICWHRRRTRRPDCGEAQASGRPLVDLGPALPSPTTAVPIQQQYAQLAGQLLESLPAAAARAPASPDGSPPTALLRGRASLPSLVVPPGLSAPPAKRPRGPQRRSTIAAGDSSSLLAVRPVAGLLPAAAQAKPRPRLHFAVGYSPPEATLTVNVVGVAHLSGALGASRSCYVEARLLPGSAEPQRTARRRRSLHPEFHEQLRFPGCARQELPGLTLRLAVYAKAFARRKDTFVGEVLFPCAQVAGEPGASPSTHAQELSLTKCHSSQDMSSASWLSQPKSLGQLFLLLQYQALANRIKVLVRKAENLGRVGRMLGTPDHYVLIHLCHDGKVIDTKETKSIAGYNPVWNAPFLFSLPAGDIQEQQLSLEFTVMQARLYTRSCAVGRVLIGPVAPEMGQVHWKEMCSRGNMESARWHAIQSEGFQFCP; encoded by the exons ATGGCGCTCTTCAAGGACTACGTCTTCCCAGCTCTGTCCCTCTGCCAGTCGATCGTCTTTTTCTTCTGCAAGGGGATGATTGAAGGGTTGGTGATCCTCCTCTTCCTGTGGCTGCTGGTCCAGGTCCTGCTAGACAAACACCAGCAGG TGCACTTACAGGTATTCCTGGGCGTGGGGCTGGCCCTGCTCTGCTTCTGCCTGCTCCTTGGCTGCGCGATTTGCTGGCACCGGCGGAGGACGCGGCGGCCGGATTGCGGCGAGGCGCAGGCGTCGGGCCGCCCCCTAGTGGATCTGGGCCCCGCTCTGCCCTCTCCGACGACCGCTGTGCCCATCCAGCAACAATATGCCCAGCTGGCGGGGCAGCTTCTGGAGAGCCTGCCTGCTGCAGCTGCTCGTGCGCCGGCCTCGCCCGACGGCAGCCCCCCAACGGCCCTCCTGCGCGGCCGCGCCTCCCTGCCCAGCCTCGTCGTCCCGCCAGGGCTGAGCGCGCCGCCGGCCAAGCGCCCACGGGGCCCGCAGCGCCGGAGCACCATTGCCGCGGGAGACAGCAGCAGCCTCCTCGCCGTGCGCCCTGTCGCGGGGCTCCTGCCCGCTGCTGCCCAAGCCAAGCCGCGACCTCGCCTGCACTTCGCCGTCGGCTACTCTCCTCCGGAGGCCACGCTCACGGTGAACGTCGTCGGCGTCGCCCACTTGTCCGGGGCTCTCGGCGCCAGCCGCAGCTGCTACGTCGAGGCGCGCCTGCTGCCGGGCTCCGCGGAGCCGCAGCGCACCGCCCGGCGCCGGAGGAGCCTCCACCCCGAGTTCCACGAGCAGCTCCGcttccccggctgcgcccgccaAGAGCTGCCCGGCCTGACGCTGCGCCTCGCTGTTTACGCCAAGGCTTTCGCCCGTCGGAAGGACACCTTCGTGGGCGAGGTGCTGTTCCCCTGCGCCCAGGTGGCCGGCGAGCCGGGCGCCTCGCCCTCTACGCACGCCCAGGAGCTGTCGCTCACGAAG TGCCACAGTTCCCAGGACATGAGCTCCGCCTCTTGGCTCTCTCAGCCCAAGTCCCTGGGGCAgcttttcctcctgctccagtATCAAGCTCTGGCCAATCGCATCAAAGTTCTGGTTCGCAAAGCAGAGAACCTGGGACGCGTCGGCCGGATGCTGGGCACACCAG ACCACTACGTTCTGATCCACCTTTGCCACGATGGAAAGGTCATTGACACAAAGGAGACCAAGTCCATAGCGGGCTACAACCCCGTGTGGAATGCCCCGTTCCTCTTCAGCTTACCTGCCGGAGACATCCAGGAACAGCAGTTGTCCCTGGAGTTCACAGTCATGCAG GCTCGCCTCTACACCCGCAGCTGCGCTGTTGGCCGAGTGCTGATCGGTCCTGTGGCCCCTGAGATGGGGCAGGTGCACTGGAAGGAGATGTGCAGCCGGGGGAACATGGAATCTGCTCGCTGGCATGCCATTCAGTCAGAAGGCTTTCAGTTCTGCCCTTGA